A stretch of the Actinoalloteichus fjordicus genome encodes the following:
- a CDS encoding alpha-galactosidase, with protein MPLPPADSAPLVPADGSGPETAGTTEAAVADAPETSEIVVSSEFDESPASGPGPVASSPTSDAADAAVSAGTVAPASPAALTEAAEATERAGAVLGASSPIAPLVHLRAAGVSLVLDIADRRLPSVLHWGADLGTVSAEMLAELCRASTPAPALNDLDEIQVIGVDVLPEHAAGWRGRPGLTGQRDGRGWSPLFERTALDVETRPANGGRVVADGLDAENGLTIRVEIELLPTGLLRQRAGVTAIASPSLPAQPLGTPYAVDGLALALPVPPVATELFDLAGRWGRERAPQRAPFVVGSHTRENRRGRTGADAPLILAAGTEGFDFRSGEVWAVHVAWSGNHLTYAERLADGTAVLGGGELLAAGEVRLAAGESYLGPWLYAAYGVGFDGVAARFHEHLRSRPHHPHSPRPVVLNTWEAVYFDHDLDRLVELARRGAEAGVERYVLDDGWFRHRRNSRAGLGDWYVDPDVWPDGLNPLIEQVRALGMEFGLWFEPEMVNPDSDLARAHPDWILGIGDRPPLLSRNQLVLDLGNPEVFDYLLERLDSLLSEYDISYVKWDHNRDLVDAGRPPTGRAGVHQQTLAVYRLLDELRSRHPDVEIESCSSGGLRIDLGILERTDRVWGSDVIDPLERQQIQRWTSQLLPPELVGSHVGAPRSHTTARTHSLSFRAGTALFGSFGIEWNLTSASAQELAELAEWVALYKRVRQLLHTGTLVRAEQHDPSFAVHGVVARDGGDALFALVQLATPLTSIPGSIRLPGLDPERDYDVSVQPPGDRPSLRQSSTTPWIEGGVRLTGRVLDHVGLRAPALHPEQLLLIRVRAVTS; from the coding sequence ATGCCGCTGCCGCCCGCCGATTCTGCTCCCCTGGTTCCTGCGGACGGCTCGGGACCCGAGACCGCCGGGACCACCGAAGCCGCCGTCGCCGACGCCCCGGAGACCTCCGAGATCGTCGTCTCCTCGGAATTCGACGAGAGCCCGGCCTCCGGACCCGGACCCGTGGCATCCAGCCCTACCTCCGATGCCGCCGATGCCGCCGTGTCCGCCGGGACTGTTGCGCCCGCGAGCCCTGCCGCACTCACCGAAGCAGCCGAAGCCACCGAGCGCGCGGGGGCAGTCCTCGGCGCCTCGTCGCCCATCGCACCGTTGGTTCATCTGCGGGCGGCCGGGGTCAGCCTCGTACTCGACATCGCCGATCGACGACTGCCCTCGGTGCTGCACTGGGGCGCGGATCTCGGCACCGTGTCCGCCGAGATGCTCGCCGAGCTGTGTCGGGCCTCGACTCCGGCGCCTGCGCTCAACGATCTCGACGAGATCCAGGTGATCGGCGTCGACGTGCTTCCCGAACACGCCGCCGGCTGGCGGGGCAGGCCGGGACTGACCGGGCAGCGCGACGGCCGAGGCTGGTCACCGCTGTTCGAGCGGACCGCGCTCGACGTCGAGACGCGACCGGCGAACGGCGGTCGGGTGGTGGCCGACGGGCTCGATGCCGAGAACGGCCTGACCATTCGCGTCGAGATCGAGCTGTTGCCCACCGGCCTGCTCCGGCAGCGGGCAGGCGTCACGGCGATCGCGAGCCCGTCTCTGCCCGCCCAGCCGCTCGGCACTCCCTACGCCGTCGACGGTCTCGCGCTCGCGCTCCCCGTCCCCCCGGTGGCCACGGAACTGTTCGACCTGGCGGGCCGCTGGGGTCGGGAACGCGCCCCGCAGCGCGCCCCCTTCGTGGTCGGCTCGCACACCAGAGAGAACCGGCGCGGGCGGACCGGCGCGGATGCCCCGCTGATCCTCGCGGCGGGCACCGAGGGCTTCGACTTCCGGTCCGGCGAGGTGTGGGCGGTGCACGTCGCCTGGAGCGGCAACCACCTGACCTACGCCGAGCGCCTCGCCGACGGCACGGCCGTGTTGGGCGGCGGCGAGCTGTTGGCGGCGGGCGAGGTCCGGCTGGCGGCGGGGGAGAGCTACCTCGGCCCGTGGTTGTACGCGGCCTACGGCGTCGGGTTCGACGGGGTCGCCGCCCGCTTCCACGAGCACCTGCGGTCTCGACCCCATCACCCGCACAGCCCTCGTCCGGTGGTGCTCAACACCTGGGAGGCCGTCTACTTCGATCACGATCTGGATCGGCTGGTCGAGCTGGCCCGGCGTGGCGCCGAGGCGGGCGTCGAGCGTTATGTGCTGGACGACGGCTGGTTCCGGCATCGCCGCAACTCCCGGGCGGGCCTCGGTGACTGGTATGTCGATCCCGACGTCTGGCCGGACGGACTCAACCCCTTGATCGAGCAGGTCCGGGCGCTGGGTATGGAGTTCGGGCTGTGGTTCGAACCCGAGATGGTCAACCCCGACTCGGATCTGGCCCGCGCGCATCCCGACTGGATTCTCGGGATCGGCGACCGCCCGCCGCTGCTGTCCCGCAATCAGCTCGTCCTCGACCTCGGCAATCCCGAGGTGTTCGACTATCTGCTGGAACGCCTGGACTCGCTGCTCAGCGAGTACGACATCAGCTACGTGAAGTGGGACCACAACCGCGACCTGGTCGACGCGGGTCGGCCGCCGACGGGCCGCGCGGGGGTGCATCAGCAGACGTTGGCGGTCTACCGGCTGTTGGACGAGCTGCGTTCGCGGCATCCCGACGTCGAGATCGAGTCGTGCTCCTCCGGCGGGCTTCGGATCGACCTCGGCATCCTGGAACGCACCGACCGGGTGTGGGGCAGCGACGTCATCGACCCCTTGGAACGACAGCAGATCCAGCGCTGGACCAGCCAGCTTCTTCCGCCGGAGCTGGTCGGCTCCCACGTCGGCGCACCCCGCTCACACACCACCGCACGGACGCACTCGCTGTCGTTCCGGGCGGGCACCGCGCTGTTCGGGTCCTTCGGGATCGAGTGGAACCTGACCTCGGCGTCCGCGCAGGAGCTGGCCGAGCTGGCGGAGTGGGTCGCGCTGTACAAGCGGGTCCGGCAGCTGTTGCACACCGGGACGCTGGTGCGCGCCGAGCAGCACGATCCCTCCTTCGCCGTGCACGGTGTGGTCGCCCGCGACGGCGGCGACGCGCTGTTCGCCCTCGTTCAGCTCGCCACGCCGCTGACCTCGATTCCCGGCTCGATCCGGCTGCCAGGACTCGATCCGGAGCGCGACTATGACGTCAGCGTGCAGCCGCCGGGGGACCGACCCTCGCTCCGGCAGTCCAGCACCACGCCCTGGATCGAGGGTGGGGTGCGCCTCACCGGCCGCGTACTGGACCACGTCGGGCTCCGGGCCCCCGCCCTGCATCCGGAGCAGCTCCTGCTGATCCGCGTGCGGGCCGTGACGTCGTGA
- a CDS encoding C45 family peptidase has translation MTQTTTGRTEAEVVAGGGPDDILTTRRLSLRGSQTDIGRALATEARTRFGWAPYPAADPLRNRARRRWFAREWPAHHARMLGVAEALGLDPERDDIDFSAIASGAVDFGCSAVWYPPQTASDGHGRIVRNFDFFTGGWQDMIAVIDGGRPADVPAGPRICETPYVIDLMPDEGPASTAISIFGFDGATDGVNEHGLAVVLLMADVETARADGGALPTVGLNPTQVPRFLLDTCADVDEAKEALLSTKQYDESAPCHYLIADAAGRGFVWERSPGGDEHIIEVDDGPLCVTNHLLHRHPDVENLPADNADSHETYERMRTLTRKTRQDRQSVSSPEMMRADLDGVAPREDPSWRTIWRTVTDVQDRSMSAGFYLGESQAGDIRNSEEVLLTVGRR, from the coding sequence ATGACCCAGACGACGACCGGTCGGACCGAGGCCGAGGTAGTGGCGGGCGGCGGGCCCGACGACATCCTGACCACTCGACGCCTCTCCCTACGAGGCAGCCAGACCGACATCGGCCGCGCCCTCGCGACGGAGGCACGGACCCGCTTCGGCTGGGCCCCGTATCCGGCAGCCGACCCCCTGCGGAACCGGGCTCGCCGCCGCTGGTTCGCCCGCGAATGGCCTGCGCACCACGCCCGCATGCTGGGCGTCGCCGAGGCCCTCGGCCTCGATCCGGAACGAGACGACATCGACTTCTCCGCGATCGCCTCCGGCGCGGTCGACTTCGGCTGCTCCGCAGTCTGGTACCCGCCGCAGACGGCCTCGGACGGACACGGCCGCATCGTGCGGAACTTCGACTTCTTCACCGGCGGCTGGCAGGACATGATCGCCGTGATCGACGGCGGCAGGCCCGCCGACGTGCCCGCAGGCCCGAGAATCTGCGAGACGCCGTACGTCATCGACCTGATGCCCGACGAGGGGCCCGCCTCCACCGCGATCAGCATCTTCGGCTTCGACGGCGCCACCGACGGGGTCAACGAGCACGGCCTCGCGGTCGTGCTGCTGATGGCCGACGTCGAGACCGCCAGGGCAGACGGCGGCGCTCTGCCCACGGTCGGTCTCAACCCGACGCAGGTGCCTCGCTTCCTCCTGGACACCTGCGCCGACGTCGACGAGGCGAAGGAGGCGCTGTTGAGCACCAAGCAGTACGACGAGAGCGCCCCCTGTCACTACCTGATCGCCGACGCCGCCGGACGCGGCTTCGTCTGGGAGCGCTCGCCAGGCGGGGACGAACACATCATCGAGGTCGACGACGGGCCGCTGTGCGTCACCAATCACCTGCTGCACCGCCACCCCGACGTGGAGAACCTGCCCGCCGACAACGCCGACAGCCACGAGACCTACGAGCGGATGCGGACGCTCACCAGGAAGACGCGACAGGACCGGCAGAGCGTGTCCTCTCCGGAAATGATGCGGGCCGACCTCGACGGGGTCGCTCCCAGGGAGGACCCGTCCTGGCGGACGATCTGGCGCACGGTGACCGACGTCCAGGACCGGAGCATGAGCGCGGGCTTCTACCTCGGCGAATCGCAGGCAGGCGACATCCGCAACAGCGAGGAGGTCCTGCTCACCGTCGGCCGCCGTTGA
- a CDS encoding GNAT family N-acetyltransferase, which produces MDQAVGILTEAFMTEETTRWLFPVDADRRECQAHYYLPLAHQAAAEGGLFTAEDTAAALWLPVAEDGVSAPDFGADELPPPLAAHGERLITLLGVLAERHPRGLRHLHLSFMGVLPAAQGRGLGSALLRRGLAEADAAGLGVYLETASAGARALYERHGFQATGEAMRLPDGPEITGMWRPAAR; this is translated from the coding sequence GTGGATCAGGCGGTCGGCATCCTGACCGAGGCGTTCATGACGGAGGAGACCACTCGGTGGCTCTTCCCCGTCGATGCCGACCGTCGAGAGTGCCAGGCGCACTACTACCTCCCGTTGGCACACCAGGCCGCGGCCGAGGGCGGCCTCTTCACGGCCGAGGACACCGCCGCCGCGTTGTGGCTGCCGGTCGCCGAGGACGGCGTGTCGGCACCAGACTTCGGCGCCGACGAACTGCCGCCGCCGCTCGCCGCGCACGGCGAGCGACTGATCACGCTCCTCGGCGTGCTCGCCGAGCGGCATCCGCGTGGCCTGCGCCATCTGCACCTGTCGTTCATGGGTGTGCTGCCCGCCGCCCAGGGGCGCGGGCTCGGCTCGGCGCTGCTGCGTCGAGGACTGGCCGAGGCCGACGCTGCGGGTCTGGGCGTCTATCTGGAGACGGCGTCGGCAGGCGCGCGCGCCCTGTACGAGCGGCACGGCTTTCAGGCCACGGGGGAGGCGATGCGACTGCCTGATGGTCCCGAGATCACCGGCATGTGGCGGCCCGCCGCCCGGTGA
- a CDS encoding TetR/AcrR family transcriptional regulator C-terminal domain-containing protein: MTARASDGDGPPYARIVGAIRARIESGELRPGDRVPSTRQIIREWGVAMATATKALAALRHEGLVQAVPGAGTVVLGRPPRTPAADSAPRDPDAVLSRETIIATAMGVADAEGLTALSMRRVATELGVSTMALYRHVEGKDDLIRLITDRAFTEVPLPEPPSDWRRGLEISARRDWRMYQRHPWAAGSVSVPRPLLTPGGLAHTEWLMQVLDAGRPDRRRVAMQAIVVLTAFVVGMANWLGSELDEEQETGVSNCQWWDDRDSELSELEATGRFPLLFGTVEPPDLEAAFEFGLARLLDGLASTLDP; this comes from the coding sequence ATGACTGCCAGAGCGAGCGACGGAGACGGCCCGCCCTACGCGCGGATCGTCGGCGCGATCCGCGCGCGCATCGAGTCCGGCGAGCTGCGGCCGGGCGACCGAGTCCCCTCGACGCGACAGATCATCCGAGAATGGGGCGTGGCGATGGCCACGGCGACCAAGGCCCTGGCCGCCCTGCGCCACGAGGGGCTGGTGCAGGCCGTGCCGGGCGCGGGCACCGTGGTCCTCGGCAGGCCGCCGCGCACCCCCGCCGCCGACTCCGCACCGCGTGACCCGGACGCCGTCTTGAGCCGGGAGACGATCATCGCGACCGCGATGGGCGTCGCCGACGCCGAAGGCCTGACTGCGCTGTCGATGCGACGGGTGGCCACCGAACTCGGCGTCAGCACGATGGCGCTGTACCGACACGTCGAGGGCAAGGACGATCTGATCCGTCTGATCACCGACCGCGCGTTCACCGAGGTGCCGCTGCCCGAGCCGCCCTCGGACTGGCGGCGGGGGCTGGAGATCTCCGCGCGGCGCGACTGGCGGATGTACCAACGGCACCCGTGGGCGGCGGGAAGCGTCTCGGTGCCGAGGCCGTTGCTGACGCCGGGCGGCCTGGCTCACACCGAATGGCTGATGCAGGTCCTGGATGCCGGTCGACCGGACCGGCGCCGGGTGGCCATGCAGGCGATCGTCGTGTTGACGGCCTTCGTCGTCGGCATGGCGAACTGGCTCGGCTCCGAGCTCGACGAGGAGCAGGAGACCGGTGTCAGCAACTGCCAGTGGTGGGACGACCGTGATTCCGAGCTGTCCGAACTGGAGGCGACCGGTCGCTTTCCGCTGCTGTTCGGGACGGTGGAACCACCCGACCTCGAGGCCGCCTTCGAGTTCGGGCTCGCCCGCCTTCTCGACGGATTGGCGAGCACCTTGGACCCGTGA
- a CDS encoding RNA polymerase subunit sigma-70: MGRTDAETDDVFVVDTDDSVTDGEPAAPSAQSTWTDDGSTAAAAREGDEAAFARLVRRHERELRVHCYRMLASVEDAEDLTQETFLRAWQRRETFQGRATFRAWLYRIATNACLDFLERRPSRRMVVGRGTEPSRAVAIPWLQPWPDRPGVQADSAEAGPDAVAESRETIELAFLAAIQHLPPRQRAVLILRDVLGTPAAETAILLSDSVASVNSAVQRARATLRRQLPPRRLAWAATADATREERVVLRRYMAATERGDMTALASLLREDARCGQQPGAGGHSGTDAVGYQGRDVIISSWAPAMDGADAVEFRLVETTANGLPAAAVYIRPPGTTCYHAFGLDVLRIEGGEIAEVDAFAPDVFPLFGLPAVVCREGRGGGASRRPADAVAPPGR; the protein is encoded by the coding sequence ATGGGACGAACGGATGCCGAGACGGACGATGTTTTCGTGGTGGACACAGACGATTCCGTGACCGACGGCGAACCAGCAGCCCCGTCGGCGCAGTCGACCTGGACCGACGACGGATCGACTGCCGCCGCCGCGCGGGAGGGCGACGAGGCCGCCTTCGCCCGGCTGGTGCGACGACACGAGCGTGAGCTGCGGGTGCACTGCTACCGGATGCTCGCCTCGGTCGAGGACGCCGAGGACCTCACTCAGGAGACCTTCCTGCGGGCCTGGCAGCGGCGCGAGACGTTCCAGGGACGTGCGACGTTCCGGGCGTGGCTGTATCGGATCGCGACGAATGCGTGCCTGGACTTCCTGGAACGCCGTCCGTCCCGTCGGATGGTGGTCGGACGCGGCACGGAGCCGAGCCGGGCGGTGGCGATCCCCTGGTTGCAGCCCTGGCCGGATCGCCCGGGCGTGCAGGCCGACTCGGCCGAGGCAGGACCGGATGCGGTGGCGGAGTCGCGAGAGACCATCGAGCTGGCCTTCCTCGCCGCCATCCAGCATCTGCCGCCGAGGCAGCGGGCGGTGCTGATCCTGCGCGACGTCCTCGGCACGCCCGCCGCCGAAACGGCGATCCTGCTGTCGGACAGCGTCGCCTCGGTCAACAGCGCGGTGCAGCGCGCACGGGCGACCCTCCGGAGGCAGCTGCCACCCCGCAGGCTGGCCTGGGCCGCCACTGCCGATGCCACCCGGGAGGAGCGCGTCGTGCTTCGGCGGTACATGGCGGCCACCGAACGCGGTGACATGACGGCGCTCGCGTCCCTGCTCCGCGAGGACGCCCGGTGCGGACAGCAGCCCGGAGCGGGCGGTCACTCCGGCACCGATGCGGTCGGCTACCAGGGCCGGGACGTGATCATCTCGTCCTGGGCGCCCGCCATGGACGGAGCGGATGCCGTCGAGTTCCGGCTGGTGGAGACCACGGCGAACGGCCTGCCTGCGGCGGCGGTGTACATCCGGCCGCCCGGCACGACGTGCTATCACGCCTTCGGGCTGGACGTGCTGCGCATCGAGGGCGGTGAGATCGCCGAGGTGGACGCCTTCGCCCCGGACGTCTTCCCGCTGTTCGGGCTGCCCGCGGTGGTGTGCCGGGAGGGGCGGGGCGGCGGTGCGTCGCGCCGCCCGGCCGACGCTGTCGCGCCGCCTGGTCGGTGA
- a CDS encoding YciI family protein, with protein MLLIYGSDEQWARYSPAEFAALIEQDADFQQEIRESGELVSVEGMAETTNAKVVRVRDGVPVVTDGPYLESKEHLASYFVVDVENGERAVELAARYPAAGVNGVEVWPLLEQGGTEA; from the coding sequence ATGCTTCTGATCTACGGCAGCGACGAGCAGTGGGCGCGGTACTCCCCGGCGGAATTCGCGGCGCTGATCGAGCAGGACGCCGACTTTCAGCAGGAGATCCGTGAGTCCGGTGAACTGGTGAGCGTCGAGGGCATGGCCGAGACGACCAATGCCAAGGTCGTCCGGGTCCGCGACGGCGTCCCGGTCGTCACCGACGGGCCCTATCTGGAGTCGAAGGAACATCTGGCCAGCTATTTCGTCGTCGATGTCGAGAACGGCGAGCGGGCCGTCGAACTCGCCGCGCGATACCCGGCCGCCGGGGTGAACGGCGTCGAGGTGTGGCCGCTGCTCGAACAGGGCGGCACCGAGGCGTGA